TTCTCGGCGCATTGCACGTACAGATTCATGCGCAGCAGACGTTTGACCTCATCCAGCGAGCCCAGGCTGCGCCGCAGCAGGGCCAAGGCGCGCATGGCGCAGATTTTCGCCGCCAGTTGCGCTTGGGCGAGGCTGATATCGGCGCCAGCGCGGCCGGTCACCACAATTGTGTCACCGACTCGGGGAATCTGGCCGCTGATGTACAGCTCGTTCTGATGGCGAACGATCGGGACGTAATTGCCGCCGATCTTGATTTCTCCGTCGAAGCTGTAACCCAACTCTTCGGCTGTTTGTCTGAAACGGGCGTCTGCTGACATCGGGCATCCTGCGCTGCGGTTGAGGAAACGAATGGGCTCGACTATATCGTGATCGCGCAGTAGCGGCCATTTGCCTGAGCCAGCACAAGGCGCCGAATGTTCGGCGCCTTGTGCACGGCCTGAGACCTACTTGCGGGCTTCGATAATCAGGTTGAACGGGGTTTCAGCGGCACGGCGAAAGCGAGTGAATCCCGCCTGGGTCAGCACATCGCGCAATCGCCCCTCGCCAGCCTGGGCGCCGAGACCAAGTCCTACCTCCTGTGAAAGCGAGTTCGGCGTGCAGATGAAGGTCGACGCGGCGTAATACAGCCGTCCCACCGGCGTCAGGTTTTCATCCAGATGATCCTGGGCAAACGGTTCTACGAGCAGCACTGTGCCATCGTCACGCAATGTCTCATAAGCATGCCGGGCGGCACCGACCGGGTCGCCCATGTCATGCAGGCAATCGAAGTAGCAGATCAGATCGTAGTCGTTACCGGGGAAGTCCTTGGCAGAGCCTTGCTGGAAGCGGGCCCGGTCGCCGACGCCCGCCTGTTCGGCACGTTGCGTTGCGGTATCAATGGACGGCGCGTGGTAGTCGAAACCGATAAACGTCGAGGCCGGAAACGCCTGAGCCATGATCACCGTGGAAGCTCCGTGGCCGCAGCCGATGTCGGCGACCTTGCCGCCCGCCTGGAGTTTCTCGACAACACCGTCCAGCGCCGGCAGCCAGTCGGCCACCAGATGCGCGCGGTAGCCCGGCCTGAAAAACCGCTCCGTACCGCTGAACATGCAGGGATGATGGTCGCCCCAAGGCAGTGCGCCATCACCGCGCATGGCGGCAACCATTTTGTCCTTGTCATGAAACAGCGCCGCGACCACCGCCGCACCACCGGTCATGTACACCGGCGAGTCTTCGGTTCCGAGCACCAGCGCCTGCTCTTCGGGCAGGCGGAACTGGCCGTCACGATGCTCCACGTAGCCGGACGCTGCCTGGGCACTGAGCCATTCGCGAACCAGGCGCGCATTGCAGCCAGTCTTGCTGGCCAGCGCTTCCGGGGTCACGAACGCGCTATCGGCCATGGCCTGATACAGCCCGAGTTCTTCACCAAGAATCATGTTGGCAACGATTGCCGCTGCGCCCATGTCGTAGACCAGCTTACCCATGAATTCACCGAGTTTTGCCTCATCCATGGTCTGTCCTCCTCTGTAATCACCGCTGCCCGTGGATGCCGGATAAGGCACCCGTGGGTGGCAGCGGCGTTTTCGATGGTTACTCTCTGAGCGCAGCTGCCAGCAGTGGCGCCGCCTGCTCGTCGGTCAGCGCTGGATGCACTTCCATGGTCAGCAGATCACTCCATTGCAAAACCCATTTCTGGATCAGGGCGATGTCGTCGGTCTCTGCAATACCAAAACCCGTCATGCCGCCCACGGCATGCCAGCGACCGAGCATGGTCACGCCTGCGGGCGCCACGGCACCGGTCTTGAGGAAGCGCTCGATGGCGCGGTTACGGTTTTGCGACTGGATGGACCAATTAACGATAAACAGCATAAGGCACCTCCTGAGAAGGTCGGCACCTGAGTGTTGAGCGCAACCGGCTGGCGCCGTGATGGCCGACGCGCGTCTGCTCAAGCCACGTGGTCGTGTGCTCAAGCGACTGCTTCAAAGTAAGGAATAGCAGCGTTTTCGCGTCTGGAGCTGACCGGTGATCTTTTTTCCGGGCAGCCAAGTAGAATCACGCCCTGAATGGCTTTTGAGGTTTGCGGTGGTGGATGTTCAACAGGGTTTTATCCTGAGCCGGCATTGGCGTGACACGCCAGCCGGCACCGAAGTCGAGTTCTGGCTGGCGACCGATGACGGTCCTCGGCATATCCGCCTGCCTTATCAACCTTCAGTGGCCTTCATTCCCGCCGAACATCGCGAGCGTGCCGAAGCCGTGTTGCGCAGCGAACGCGACGTCGAACTTCGCCCGTTGGGCCTCTGTGATTTCCGCCATCGCCCCGTGCTTGGCCTCTACTGCCAGCAGCATCGGCAACTGATGAACCTCGAGAAGTCCCTGCGCAAGGGTGGCGTGGATGTCTACGAAGCGGACATCCGGCCGCCGGAACGCTACATGATGGAGCGATTCATCACCGCCGGTGTGCAGTTCAGCGGCGTGGCGGATGCCAGCGGCACGTTGTGCGATGCGCAGATCAAGCCCGCCCCGGATTACCGACCCAACTTGCGCCTGGTCTCCCTGGATATCGAGACCACGGAAAAGGGCGAGTTGTATTCCATCGCGCTTGAGGGCTGCGGCGAGCGACAGGTGTACATGCTCGAGCCGCCGAACGGCGACGACAGCCTTGTGGATTTCCAGCTTGAATACTGCGACACCCGCAAGCTGCTGCTGGAAAGGCTCAATCAGTGGCTGGAACGCCATGACCCCGACGCCATCATCGGCTGGAACGTGGTGCAGTTCGATTTGCGAGTGCTGCATGAGCACGCCCAGCGTCTTCAAGTGCCATTGCGGCTCGGACGCGGCGGTGAAGCCATGGGTTGGCGCGAACATGGCTCGCGCAATAATCATTTTTTTGCCGATGCCAGCGGGCGCTTGATCATCGATGGCATCGAAGCACTGCGCTCCGCGACCTGGAGTTTTCCGTCGTTCAGCCTGGAAAACGTGGCCCAGACGTTGCTCGGCGAAGGCAAGGCGATCAGCACGCCTTACCAGCGCATGGACGAAATCAATCGCATGTTCGCCGAGGACAAGCCTGCGTTGGCGCGTTACAACCTCAAGGACTGCGAACTGGTCACGCGTATCTTTGCCAAGACCCAGTTGCTGACGTTTTTGCTGGAGCGGGCGTCGGTGACGGGTCTGCCTGCGGACCGCAGCGGCGGATCGGTCGCTGCATTCTGCCACCTGTACATCCCGCTGATGCACCGCCAGGGCTTCGTCGCGCCGAATCTGGGCGAGCGCATGCCCGAGGCAAGTCCGGGCGGCTTTGTCATGGATTCGCAGCCGGGCTTGTACGAGTCGGTGCTGGTTCTGGATTACAAAAGCCTTTATCCATCGATCATCCGCACCTTCCTGATTGATCCGGTCGGATTGATAGAAGGCATGCGCCACCCAGACGATGAGCATTCCGTGCCGGGCTTTCGCGGGGCAAGGTTTTCGCGCACGCGGCATTGTTTGCCCGCCATCGTCGAGCGGGTCTGGCAAGGCCGGGAAACCGCCAAGCGCGAACACAATCTGCCGTTGTCCCAGGCACTGAAAATCATCATGAATGCGTTCTATGGCGTGCTCGGCTCAAGCGGCTGCCGTTTCTTCGACACCCGGCTGGCGTCGTCGATTACCTTGCGCGGCCACGAGATCATGCGCCGAACTCGCGAGCTGATCGAAGCTCAGGGCTACACCGTGATCTATGGCGACACGGATTCCACCTTCGTCTGGCTGAAAAGCCCCCACAGCGAAGCGGACGCGGCGCAGATCGGCCAGACGCTGGTGCGTCAGGTCAATCAATGGTGGCACGAGCACTTGCAAGAGGAATTGGGCCTGGAAAGCGCTCTGGAATTGCAATTCGAGACCCACTTCAAGCGGTTCCTGATGCCGACTATTCGTGGCGCGGAGGAGGGCAGCAAAAAGCGCTACGCCGGGCTGGTCAGGCGTGCCGATGGCTCGGACGAGATGGTCTATAAAGGACTGGAAACGGTACGCACCGACTGGTCGCCGCTGGCGCGGCAGTTCCAGCAAGCCTTGTATCTGCGCATCTTCAATCGCCAGCCGTA
This genomic window from Pseudomonas sp. G.S.17 contains:
- a CDS encoding DUF3303 family protein, whose amino-acid sequence is MLFIVNWSIQSQNRNRAIERFLKTGAVAPAGVTMLGRWHAVGGMTGFGIAETDDIALIQKWVLQWSDLLTMEVHPALTDEQAAPLLAAALRE
- a CDS encoding DNA polymerase II, giving the protein MDVQQGFILSRHWRDTPAGTEVEFWLATDDGPRHIRLPYQPSVAFIPAEHRERAEAVLRSERDVELRPLGLCDFRHRPVLGLYCQQHRQLMNLEKSLRKGGVDVYEADIRPPERYMMERFITAGVQFSGVADASGTLCDAQIKPAPDYRPNLRLVSLDIETTEKGELYSIALEGCGERQVYMLEPPNGDDSLVDFQLEYCDTRKLLLERLNQWLERHDPDAIIGWNVVQFDLRVLHEHAQRLQVPLRLGRGGEAMGWREHGSRNNHFFADASGRLIIDGIEALRSATWSFPSFSLENVAQTLLGEGKAISTPYQRMDEINRMFAEDKPALARYNLKDCELVTRIFAKTQLLTFLLERASVTGLPADRSGGSVAAFCHLYIPLMHRQGFVAPNLGERMPEASPGGFVMDSQPGLYESVLVLDYKSLYPSIIRTFLIDPVGLIEGMRHPDDEHSVPGFRGARFSRTRHCLPAIVERVWQGRETAKREHNLPLSQALKIIMNAFYGVLGSSGCRFFDTRLASSITLRGHEIMRRTRELIEAQGYTVIYGDTDSTFVWLKSPHSEADAAQIGQTLVRQVNQWWHEHLQEELGLESALELQFETHFKRFLMPTIRGAEEGSKKRYAGLVRRADGSDEMVYKGLETVRTDWSPLARQFQQALYLRIFNRQPYQDYVRDYVRSTLAGEFDDLLVYRKRLRRRLEDYERNVPPHVRAARLADEFNDLHHRPRQYQNGGWISYVITVAGPEPLETQHSPIDYDHYVTRQLQPIADAILPFVNNEFSTLIGGQLGLF
- a CDS encoding RidA family protein, whose translation is MSADARFRQTAEELGYSFDGEIKIGGNYVPIVRHQNELYISGQIPRVGDTIVVTGRAGADISLAQAQLAAKICAMRALALLRRSLGSLDEVKRLLRMNLYVQCAENFTQQSEVADGASEVLFFVLGDAGAHTRSSIGVYQLPKNATVELDLIAAI
- a CDS encoding class I SAM-dependent methyltransferase, whose translation is MDEAKLGEFMGKLVYDMGAAAIVANMILGEELGLYQAMADSAFVTPEALASKTGCNARLVREWLSAQAASGYVEHRDGQFRLPEEQALVLGTEDSPVYMTGGAAVVAALFHDKDKMVAAMRGDGALPWGDHHPCMFSGTERFFRPGYRAHLVADWLPALDGVVEKLQAGGKVADIGCGHGASTVIMAQAFPASTFIGFDYHAPSIDTATQRAEQAGVGDRARFQQGSAKDFPGNDYDLICYFDCLHDMGDPVGAARHAYETLRDDGTVLLVEPFAQDHLDENLTPVGRLYYAASTFICTPNSLSQEVGLGLGAQAGEGRLRDVLTQAGFTRFRRAAETPFNLIIEARK